In one Candidatus Binatia bacterium genomic region, the following are encoded:
- a CDS encoding Ig-like domain-containing protein: MTVGRGRTLLRALLLGAVVAAIGCAKSVFPPGGPLDVTPPRVIATTPADSSVRVDRTTGVDFLFSEDMDHGSVRDATRIRPPVERPQFRWSGRHFRVFWGETLRVNTTYHVVLRGSVRDAHGVPLGAPVSIHFSTGDSLAPGKITGVVRARTLSRSGVPILVFSDSLGARPDTGVTFEPLYEAATDTAGAYSIPGMILGPEYRVFAFYDRNANNTYDEGQDVLAPHPEPIRLTPERPVADSINIVAVDPRALAVLSGTIVASDSTSRYRVEARGAADSTVTAPPFQRTGPGAFSLRVPAGTWTLRAFRLEGPGGSPPRLELRAPEAVVLRPEEERGGFTFDFRPAEGPGAPPPPPPRR; this comes from the coding sequence GTGACCGTTGGGCGCGGCCGCACGCTCCTGAGGGCGCTCCTTCTCGGGGCGGTCGTCGCGGCGATCGGCTGCGCCAAATCGGTCTTCCCGCCGGGAGGGCCGCTCGACGTCACGCCCCCGCGCGTGATCGCGACGACCCCGGCCGATTCCAGCGTGCGCGTCGATCGGACCACGGGCGTCGACTTCCTTTTCTCCGAGGACATGGACCACGGCAGCGTGCGCGACGCGACGCGCATCCGGCCTCCGGTGGAGCGGCCGCAGTTCCGCTGGAGCGGCCGCCATTTCCGCGTCTTCTGGGGGGAGACCCTCCGGGTCAACACGACCTACCACGTCGTCCTCCGCGGCTCGGTCCGCGACGCCCACGGCGTCCCTCTGGGCGCTCCGGTCTCGATCCACTTCTCGACCGGGGATTCGCTCGCCCCGGGGAAGATCACGGGGGTGGTGCGCGCGCGCACGCTGTCGCGATCGGGCGTGCCGATCCTCGTCTTCTCCGACTCGCTCGGCGCGCGGCCGGACACCGGCGTCACGTTCGAGCCGCTCTACGAGGCGGCCACCGACACCGCCGGAGCCTACTCCATCCCGGGGATGATCCTGGGACCGGAGTATCGCGTGTTCGCGTTCTACGACAGGAATGCCAACAACACGTACGACGAGGGGCAGGACGTGCTGGCGCCGCACCCCGAGCCGATCCGATTGACACCCGAACGACCGGTCGCGGATAGTATCAACATCGTCGCGGTGGACCCGCGCGCGCTCGCGGTGCTCTCGGGAACGATCGTCGCCTCCGACTCGACGTCCCGCTACCGCGTCGAGGCGCGCGGCGCGGCCGACTCCACCGTGACGGCGCCGCCGTTCCAGCGCACCGGGCCCGGCGCGTTCTCGCTGCGGGTGCCCGCGGGCACGTGGACGCTCCGCGCCTTCCGCCTCGAGGGGCCGGGCGGGTCGCCCCCTCGACTCGAGCTGCGCGCGCCGGAGGCGGTGGTGCTCCGGCCCGAAGAGGAGCGCGGCGGGTTCACGTTCGACTTCCGGCCGGCCGAGGGCCCCGGCGCTCCGCCGCCGCCCCCGCCAAGACGATAG
- the argF gene encoding ornithine carbamoyltransferase produces the protein MKRDLLSFADLTRADADRLFATAARLKSDLRAGRRHLELAGRTLALIFHKPSLRTRVSFEVAMTQLGGSSIFITDREIGMGSREPVQDVARVLSGYVDGIMIRTFDHQIAVNLAKHASVPVVNGLTDWLHPCQILADMLTMIEHGLDLDRAVVAYVGDGNNVANSWIEAAGLYGLTLRIACPEGYDPDMALVEQVRNAGKGRVEIVRTPDEAADGADVLYTDVWASMGQEAEREKRLPVFRPYQINGALLDRAKPNALVLHCLPAHRGEEITDEVMEGPNSGVFPQAENRLHVQKAVLYELLVAGATARGSGARRAASARKPAARAKAARKPAARKPAARKPAVRKPAARKKTARKRPRR, from the coding sequence ATGAAGCGGGACCTGCTGTCCTTTGCCGATCTCACGCGGGCCGATGCCGACCGCCTCTTCGCCACCGCGGCGCGGCTCAAGTCCGATCTCCGCGCCGGGCGCCGCCATCTCGAGCTGGCGGGGCGCACGCTGGCGCTCATCTTCCACAAGCCCAGCCTGCGCACGCGCGTGAGTTTCGAAGTCGCGATGACGCAGCTCGGCGGCTCGTCGATCTTCATCACCGACCGGGAGATCGGGATGGGCTCCCGCGAGCCGGTGCAGGACGTGGCGCGCGTGCTCTCGGGGTACGTGGACGGGATCATGATCCGCACGTTCGATCACCAGATCGCGGTGAACCTGGCCAAGCACGCGTCGGTGCCGGTGGTGAACGGCCTGACCGACTGGCTGCACCCCTGCCAGATCCTCGCCGACATGCTCACGATGATCGAGCACGGCCTCGACCTGGACCGCGCCGTGGTGGCCTACGTCGGCGACGGCAACAACGTGGCGAATTCCTGGATCGAGGCGGCGGGCCTCTACGGGCTCACGCTGCGGATCGCCTGCCCGGAGGGCTACGATCCCGACATGGCCCTGGTGGAGCAGGTGCGGAACGCGGGGAAGGGGAGGGTGGAGATCGTGCGCACGCCGGACGAGGCGGCCGACGGCGCGGACGTGCTCTACACCGACGTCTGGGCCAGCATGGGGCAGGAGGCCGAGCGCGAGAAGCGGCTCCCGGTGTTCCGCCCCTACCAGATCAACGGCGCGCTCCTCGACCGCGCGAAGCCGAACGCACTGGTGCTCCACTGCCTCCCGGCCCACCGCGGCGAGGAGATCACCGACGAGGTGATGGAAGGGCCAAACTCGGGCGTCTTTCCGCAGGCGGAGAACCGCCTCCACGTGCAGAAGGCCGTGCTCTACGAGCTTCTCGTCGCGGGCGCCACGGCACGAGGGAGCGGCGCCCGGCGCGCGGCTTCGGCGCGGAAGCCGGCGGCACGCGCGAAGGCCGCGCGGAAACCCGCGGCCCGGAAGCCGGCCGCGCGGAAGCCGGCGGTGCGGAAGCCGGCGGCCCGGAAGAAGACGGCACGGAAGCGTCCGCGTCGGTGA
- a CDS encoding tyrosine-type recombinase/integrase: MERSTAEFLAHLADRRYAALTVRAYGEELVRLREFLAGRLGRPARPADLTPDLLTAFAAARSLERTAARRPISARTLARTLAAVRCYLRFLERRGLPTGSARSALPRVTLPSPLPSAHAVEPLNQLLDDIATKIPAQDARGCRGLAAAELLYGSGLRVGELASLTRDRLDERRMLIRVLGKGSRERVVPLGQRALAALRRFWTVAGGEPRPGDALLRGRSGGVSARTLERDVQSLLARLGPNAATHPHALRHSFATHLLDAGANLRAVQELLGHQNLRTTQIYTHVTRRRLKEAYARAHPRA, encoded by the coding sequence GTGGAACGCTCGACGGCTGAGTTTCTGGCGCACCTCGCGGACCGGCGCTACGCCGCGCTGACCGTCCGCGCCTACGGCGAAGAGCTGGTCCGCCTCCGCGAATTCCTGGCGGGAAGGCTGGGGCGTCCCGCGCGGCCCGCCGACCTGACGCCCGACCTCCTGACCGCGTTCGCGGCCGCGCGCTCGCTGGAGCGCACGGCGGCGCGCCGTCCCATCTCGGCCCGGACCCTGGCCCGCACCCTCGCGGCGGTCCGCTGCTATCTCCGGTTCCTCGAGCGGCGCGGACTCCCGACCGGATCGGCGCGCTCGGCGCTCCCGCGCGTGACGCTGCCGAGCCCGCTCCCCTCGGCGCACGCCGTCGAGCCGCTGAACCAGCTCCTGGACGACATCGCCACGAAGATCCCGGCCCAGGACGCGCGGGGATGCCGCGGCCTGGCGGCCGCCGAGCTGCTCTACGGCTCCGGGCTGCGCGTCGGCGAGCTGGCCTCGCTCACGCGCGACCGCCTGGACGAGCGGCGCATGCTGATCCGCGTGCTCGGGAAGGGAAGCCGCGAGCGCGTGGTCCCGCTGGGGCAGCGCGCGCTCGCGGCGCTCCGCCGCTTCTGGACGGTCGCGGGCGGCGAGCCGCGCCCCGGCGATGCGCTCCTCCGCGGACGCTCCGGCGGTGTGAGCGCGCGGACCCTGGAGCGCGACGTCCAGTCGCTGCTCGCGCGCCTGGGACCGAACGCGGCGACCCACCCCCACGCGCTCCGGCATTCCTTCGCCACGCACCTCCTGGACGCCGGCGCGAACCTGCGCGCGGTCCAGGAGCTCCTGGGCCACCAGAACCTTCGCACCACCCAGATCTACACCCACGTCACCCGGCGGCGCCTGAAAGAGGCCTACGCCCGCGCGCATCCGCGCGCATGA